The stretch of DNA TCTTTTCCATCGGTGAATACCATATTGATAACCCCGGCAGGAAGACCAGCCTCAATAAGAACATCCATGATTACTTTTGCAGAATAAACCTGCTTATCTGAAGGTTTCCAAACCACTACGTTTCCAAGCATTGCCATACAAGTAGGCAGGTTTCCTGAAATTGCTGTAAAGTTGAATGGAGTTACTGCGAAACAAAATCCTTCTAACGGTCTGTACTCAACACGGTTCCATATTCCGTTGTCAGAAATAGGCTGCTCAGCATACATCTCCGTCATAAATTCTACGTTGAATCTTAAGAAATCTATAAACTCACAAGCTGCATCAATTTCAGCCTGGTGTACATTCTTAGATTGTCCGATCATAGTAGCAGCGTTGATTACATCTCTGTAAGGTCCTGCCAATAGATCAGCCGCTTTTAAGAAGATAGCAGCACGCTGTTCCCAGCCCAGTTCATTCCATTCCTTTTTAGCAGCTAATGCAGCATTGATCGCATCATCCACATGTTGCATGGTTCCTTTATAATAAAATCCAAAATCATGAGCATGATCCTGTGGAGACTGAAGCTGAACTTTTTCGTCAGTTTTCACTTCTTTTCCATTAATGACCATTGGGATTTCTATCTTTTCAGCCCACATTTTTTTGTATGTGGCAATAAGGCTTTTTACTTCAGCTGAACCTGGTTCATAAGAGTTTACGGGCTCATTCACTGCAAGTGGAACTTGCGAAATTGCTTTTGACATATATTTAAATTGTTTTTAATTAAGTCTGTACCACAAATTTACGATAATTCGGGCAAAGAAAAAATAAACGATTGTTTTTATAAAATATCATTTACAGAAGTACACTATTCAATAAATATATTATTTCTGCATGAAAATGTACTATTTCAGTTGTTTTTATTTCGATTTTATAAATAAATAATGAAATCCATTAGGTATCAAAATGTAGGATTATATGAAAAAGATCTCGACTGTCCTACTTCTCCACCTATGCTGATGTCCTATGGTTAAAAGACTTAAGAGATGATTGAAAATAAATATAATTTCTATTTGTCACGATTTTGAACATTTTAAATGATCTTTTTGATAGCCGGAGAATTTACATTAGTCTAATTTTACACGATCAATAATGGATATGAATAAAAGGATTGTACTCTTCTCTTTCGTGGTATTCTTCACGGCTCTGTGTACCTATTTTTACGGGTACAGAGGTGAGATTCAATCATCATCCCATACCATTTCCAAAAATAAAATTTCACAAAAATCTGATCATCAGAACCCAGACGAAGGTTATACTTTGCTGGATAACCAGGATGAGCCTGATCTCAATGATCTTGAAAAAGTGAAATTTGATTATTCCATTTTCGTACAACAGTGCATCAACCTTTTCTTTGGAACTTATTCTTACGAAACCCAATCTTTGGTTGTTCACGATCCTGTGTACAATACTACACCAAGATATATTTTATATCATTCTTTACAGATAGACTTCTGTTAATTTTTCTTTTGATTAATCTACCCTTATAAAATCCGTATTTCTATACCGATTCGTAAGATTCGTTTTCAATTTTTTGATATAAAAAGCATTTCTATTTGTCTTTTCTAAAAGACAGACCGGATACCGCATGTTTAATTTTAAATAACATATAATGCATTTAACACCCAGAGAAACAGAGAAACTCATGCTGTACATGGCAGGTGAGCTGGCACTTAAGAGAAAAGCCAGAGGACTTAAGCTGAATTATCCTGAAGCAATAGCCATCATCAGTCATTTCTTATTGGAAGGAGCCAGAGATGGTAAAAAAGTAGCAGAACTGATGCAGGAAGGTGCGCAGATTCTTAATAAAGATGATGTAATGCCCGGCGTTGCAGATATGATTCACGATGTTCAGATAGAAGCTACATTCCCGGACGGAACCAAACTGGTAACTGTTCATGACCCTATTCGTTAATCCTTATTATTTATGATACCAGGAGAAATTTTTGTAAAAGAAGGCACTGTCATCTGTAATGAAGGCAGAGAAACCGTAAAAATAAAAGTAGTGAATACAGGAGATCGTCCCATTCAGGTGGGGTCCCATTTTCATTTTTTTGAAGTGAATAAAGCGATGTCTTTTGATCGCGAAAAAGCTTTTGGAAAACGGCTGAATATTGTAGCCAGTACTGCGGTTCGTTTTGAGCCGGGAGAAGAAAAAGAAGTTGAGCTTGTAGAAATAGGAGGCAGTAAAAAAGCAATGGGATTCAATAATCTTGTAGATGGGTCTGTGGATTCAGAAGCTCAGAAAAAAGAAAGCCTTGCCAAAGCGATTCATTTAAATTTTAAAAACCTGTAAGATGAGTTTACACGTAGACAGAAAACAATACGCGAACATATTAGGGCCTACTGCCGGAGACAGAATCCGTCTAGGGGATACTGAGATGATTATTGAAATAGAAAAGGATTTCACCCATTATGGAGACGAAGCTGTTTTCGGAGGAGGAAAAACCGTTCGCGACGGAATGGGACAGAATGTAACCCGTAAAAGAGATGAAGGGGTTTTGGACCTTTGTATTACCGGAGCTGTGATTATTGACCATTGGGGAATTGTAAAGGCGGATATCGGAATTAAAGATGGTAAGATCGTAGGAATAGGGAAAGCAGGAAACCCGGATACAATGGACGGAGTGGATCCCGATATGATTATCGGAGCTTCTACAGAGGTGCACGGTGGAAAAGGATATATCGTAACAGCAGGAGGAATCGATACCCACATTCACTATATCTGTCCGCAACAAATAGAAACCTCTTTATATAGTGGTATTACAACTATGATTGGGGGTGGAACAGGGCCTAATGACGGGACCAATGCTACAACCGTTACTCCGGGAAGATTTAATATGCAGAGAATGCTGGAAGCAGCAGAAGAATATCCGATGAATTTGGGGTTTTTCGGAAAAGGAAACTGTTCTGCCGAAGAACCGATTGAAGAGCAGGTAGAGGCAGGAGCATTGGGCGTAAAAATTCATGAAGATTGGGGTGCGACTCCTGCTACGATTGATGCCGCGCTGAAAGTGGCAGATAAGTATGATGTACAGGTGGCTATCCATACAGATACATTGAATGAAGGAGGATTCCTGGAAGATACTATGCGTGCCATCAACGGAAGAGTAATTCATACTTTCCATACGGAAGGCGCCGGTGGAGGGCACGCTCCGGATATCATCAAGGCGGCGATGTATCCGAATGTGCTTCCTGCATCTACCAATCCTACACGTCCTT from Chryseobacterium piperi encodes:
- the ureA gene encoding urease subunit gamma, producing the protein MHLTPRETEKLMLYMAGELALKRKARGLKLNYPEAIAIISHFLLEGARDGKKVAELMQEGAQILNKDDVMPGVADMIHDVQIEATFPDGTKLVTVHDPIR
- the ureB gene encoding urease subunit beta; translated protein: MIPGEIFVKEGTVICNEGRETVKIKVVNTGDRPIQVGSHFHFFEVNKAMSFDREKAFGKRLNIVASTAVRFEPGEEKEVELVEIGGSKKAMGFNNLVDGSVDSEAQKKESLAKAIHLNFKNL
- the ureC gene encoding urease subunit alpha; the encoded protein is MSLHVDRKQYANILGPTAGDRIRLGDTEMIIEIEKDFTHYGDEAVFGGGKTVRDGMGQNVTRKRDEGVLDLCITGAVIIDHWGIVKADIGIKDGKIVGIGKAGNPDTMDGVDPDMIIGASTEVHGGKGYIVTAGGIDTHIHYICPQQIETSLYSGITTMIGGGTGPNDGTNATTVTPGRFNMQRMLEAAEEYPMNLGFFGKGNCSAEEPIEEQVEAGALGVKIHEDWGATPATIDAALKVADKYDVQVAIHTDTLNEGGFLEDTMRAINGRVIHTFHTEGAGGGHAPDIIKAAMYPNVLPASTNPTRPYTINTIDEHLDMLMVCHHLSKNIPEDVAFADSRIRPETIAAEDILHDMGVFSIMSSDSQAMGRPGEVITRTWQTASKMKEQRGQLDEDKGSEHDNYRAKRYVAKYTINPAIAHGISDYVGTIEKGKLADLVIWRPALFGVKPEMIYKGGMVIASKMGDPNASIPTPQPVIYRNMFGAHGRAKYGTCVTFVSQISIDNGSIAEFKLEKMILPVKNCRNISKADLIHNDKTPLIEVNPENYKVTVDGEYITCEPAEKLPLTQLYYLF